One Aminivibrio sp. DNA window includes the following coding sequences:
- a CDS encoding ABC transporter ATP-binding protein → MTDRLLDVRNLKKHFPVRSGLLQRVTAHVKAVDGVSFHLDKGETLGLVGESGCGKSTTGRTVLRLLPVTSGEVLFREKNLLALGGEDLRRARRNFQMVFQDPFASLDPRMTVSAIVGEPLSAHGLVSSRAERDDRVVQILEEVGLDPSVMNRYAFEFSGGQRQRIGIARALVLNPSLVVADEPVSALDVSIQAQVINLLAELREKLSLTYLFIAHDLSVVKHISDRVAVMYLGRIVETARTDVLFSSPMHPYTQALLSAAPVPEPGKKSERIILKGDVPSPLNPPQGCPFHPRCFRVMDRCSREVPGLVERKEGRFAACHLYD, encoded by the coding sequence ATGACGGACCGCCTGCTTGACGTCAGAAACCTGAAGAAGCATTTCCCCGTGCGGTCGGGGCTTCTGCAGCGAGTCACCGCCCATGTGAAGGCGGTGGACGGAGTTTCTTTCCACCTGGACAAGGGGGAAACCCTCGGCCTCGTAGGCGAGTCGGGCTGCGGCAAGTCCACCACAGGAAGGACTGTGCTGCGGCTTCTGCCGGTAACCTCCGGGGAAGTACTGTTCCGGGAGAAGAACCTGCTGGCCCTCGGAGGGGAGGACCTGCGACGGGCGAGACGGAATTTCCAGATGGTGTTCCAGGACCCCTTCGCGTCCCTCGACCCCCGGATGACCGTCTCCGCCATCGTGGGCGAACCCCTGTCTGCCCACGGTCTTGTCTCTTCACGGGCGGAGCGGGATGACCGTGTGGTTCAGATCCTGGAAGAGGTGGGGCTGGATCCGTCCGTTATGAACCGCTACGCCTTCGAGTTCAGCGGAGGGCAGCGGCAGCGCATCGGTATCGCCAGGGCCCTTGTCCTCAACCCGTCTCTCGTGGTGGCCGACGAGCCGGTGTCGGCCCTCGACGTTTCGATTCAGGCCCAGGTCATCAATCTCCTGGCGGAGCTGCGGGAAAAACTGTCCCTGACTTACCTGTTCATCGCCCATGATCTCAGCGTGGTGAAACACATCAGCGACAGGGTGGCCGTCATGTACCTCGGGCGCATCGTCGAGACGGCCCGGACGGATGTTCTTTTCTCATCCCCCATGCATCCCTACACCCAGGCCCTGCTTTCAGCCGCGCCCGTCCCGGAACCCGGGAAAAAGAGCGAAAGGATCATATTGAAGGGGGACGTGCCAAGTCCCCTCAACCCTCCGCAGGGATGCCCATTCCATCCCAGGTGTTTCAGGGTGATGGACCGCTGCAGCCGGGAGGTCCCCGGTCTGGTGGAGCGAAAAGAGGGCCGCTTCGCCGCATGCCACCTGTATGATTGA
- a CDS encoding ABC transporter ATP-binding protein, producing the protein MRPETNTSLLEIRDLRVSFPSASGPIFPVDGVSLSIAKGETLGLVGESGSGKSMTSLAVMGLVPRPHGKICGGSVEFKGRNLVELNNKEMMKIRGKDISIIFQEPMTSLNPVYTVGDQIVEGILAHGAMPRKEARDRAVEMLAKVGIPGPEKRVDSYPHLLSGGMRQRVMIAMALSLDPELLIADEPTTALDVTIQAQILDLMDGLKKERTMSVLLITHNLGIVAEFAQRVAVMYAGRILELASTEALFRDPLHPYTRGLLESIPRMDGRVKHLRAIPGMVPSLETLPSGCKFRNRCVFAEDPCGAAEPPLHEAEPGHFVRCRRWHELRAPLEGGGAE; encoded by the coding sequence GTGCGGCCGGAAACAAATACATCCCTTCTTGAAATCCGGGATCTCAGGGTCAGCTTTCCTTCGGCTTCAGGCCCCATTTTCCCGGTGGACGGTGTGAGCCTCTCCATAGCGAAGGGAGAAACCCTCGGGCTTGTGGGGGAGTCGGGGAGCGGCAAATCAATGACGTCCCTGGCGGTGATGGGCCTTGTCCCCCGTCCCCACGGAAAAATCTGCGGCGGCAGCGTCGAGTTCAAGGGCAGAAACCTGGTGGAGCTGAACAACAAAGAGATGATGAAAATCCGGGGAAAGGACATCTCCATAATCTTCCAGGAGCCCATGACATCCCTCAACCCGGTGTACACAGTGGGAGACCAGATCGTGGAGGGTATCCTGGCCCACGGGGCCATGCCGCGGAAAGAAGCCCGGGACAGGGCCGTCGAGATGCTGGCGAAAGTGGGCATTCCGGGGCCGGAAAAGCGGGTGGACTCCTACCCTCATCTTCTGAGCGGAGGGATGAGGCAGCGGGTGATGATCGCCATGGCCCTCTCCCTGGACCCGGAGCTGCTCATCGCCGACGAGCCCACCACGGCCCTCGACGTGACCATTCAGGCACAGATCCTGGACCTGATGGATGGCCTGAAAAAAGAGCGCACCATGTCGGTGCTTCTCATAACCCATAACCTGGGAATAGTGGCGGAGTTCGCCCAGAGAGTGGCCGTGATGTACGCCGGCAGAATTCTGGAGCTCGCTTCGACGGAGGCTCTGTTCCGCGACCCCCTGCACCCCTACACGAGGGGACTCCTGGAATCCATCCCCAGGATGGATGGAAGGGTGAAACACCTGAGGGCGATCCCCGGAATGGTCCCTTCCCTTGAAACGCTGCCCTCGGGGTGCAAGTTCAGGAACCGCTGCGTCTTTGCCGAGGATCCCTGCGGCGCCGCGGAACCTCCCCTGCACGAGGCCGAACCCGGACACTTCGTGCGGTGCAGGCGCTGGCACGAACTTCGGGCCCCGCTGGAAGGAGGGGGAGCGGAATGA